AAACCGGGAAATTAGAAGCTTGAGCATCTCTATCAGCTGCTTCGGCTACATTGGTGTCATCAATTTTTTTTGTCGCATCATCCTTACAAGATGTAAACGCGATTAAGCAAAATGCGCTTAATCCTAAAAGTACTTTTTTCATAATAATAATAATTTTTTGTTCGGGCTGTAAATGTAAGAATTATTTCTTACTACATCAACCCACGTCCTATTTTATTTAAGGTATCAGATTCTGCGTATTCTTTTACCAACTTATCTAAGATACCATTAATAAACACACTACTTTTTGGTGTTGAATATTCTTTAGCAATTTCCAAATATTCATTAATGGTTACTTTCACGGGAATTGATGGAAAATTGGTTAACTCACATATTGCCATTTGCAGTAAAACCGTATCTATATTAGCAATACGATCTGCATCCCAATTTTGAGTTTTTTGTGCTATCGTGTCATTTAAACCATTCTGTTTTAAAATGGTTTTCTTAAACAACTCTAAAGCATAGGCTCTATCATCTTCGTCTTTAAACAAGTCTGGTAAAAAGAATGTATCTGGAGAACTTGGTTTTACTTTACGCAATAATTTTAAAAGCGCGGTATTTACAACAGGCAAATCGTCTGTCCATGTTAAACTTTGATCTTCCAAATAATCATAAAGCTTATCATTGGGCGCAATGATTTCCTTAAACAACGCCA
Above is a window of Bizionia sp. M204 DNA encoding:
- the nusB gene encoding transcription antitermination factor NusB, with protein sequence MLNRRHIRIKVMQTIYAYKGGEGGDFKADQTFLLRSIENMYNLYLLQLSLLIKLQERSEAYVMKTQQKQLATSADKDPNKKFSNNELLLALKNNIRLADAFEDHKVTNWELDSEYVDVIFKNMLASDLYAEYMQTRTSSFAEDKNFIVALFKEIIAPNDKLYDYLEDQSLTWTDDLPVVNTALLKLLRKVKPSSPDTFFLPDLFKDEDDRAYALELFKKTILKQNGLNDTIAQKTQNWDADRIANIDTVLLQMAICELTNFPSIPVKVTINEYLEIAKEYSTPKSSVFINGILDKLVKEYAESDTLNKIGRGLM